One region of Gorilla gorilla gorilla isolate KB3781 chromosome 15, NHGRI_mGorGor1-v2.1_pri, whole genome shotgun sequence genomic DNA includes:
- the SSTR1 gene encoding somatostatin receptor type 1 yields the protein MFPNGTASSPSSSPSPSPGSCGEGGGSRGPGAGAADGMEEPGRNASQNGTLSEGQGSAILISFIYSVVCLVGLCGNSMVIYVILRYAKMKTATNIYILNLAIADELLMLSVPFLVTSTLLRHWPFGALLCRLVLSVDAVNMFTSIYCLTVLSVDRYVAVVHPIKAARYRRPTVAKVVNLGVWVLSLLVILPIVVFSRTAANSDGTVACNMLMPEPAQRWLVGFVLYTFLMGFLLPVGAICLCYVLIIAKMRMVALKAGWQQRKRSERKITLMVMMVVMVFVICWMPFYVVQLVNVFAEQDDATVSQLSVILGYANSCANPILYGFLSDNFKRSFQRILCLSWMDNAAEEPVDYYATALKSRAYSVEDFQPENLESGGVFRNGTCTSRITTL from the coding sequence ATGTTCCCCAATGGCAccgcctcctctccttcctcctctcctagCCCCAGCCCGGGCAGCTGCGGCGAAGGCGGCGGCAGCAGGGGCCCCGGGGCCGGCGCTGCGGACGGCATGGAGGAGCCAGGGCGAAATGCGTCCCAGAACGGGACCTTGAGCGAGGGCCAGGGCAGCGCCATCCTGATCTCTTTCATCTACTCCGTGGTGTGCCTGGTGGGGCTGTGTGGGAACTCTATGGTCATCTACGTGATCCTGCGCTATGCCAAGATGAAGACGGCCACCAACATCTACATCCTAAATCTGGCCATTGCTGATGAGCTGCTCATGCTCAGCGTGCCCTTCCTGGTCACCTCCACGTTGTTGCGCCACTGGCCCTTCGGTGCGCTGCTCTGCCGCCTCGTGCTCAGCGTGGACGCGGTCAACATGTTCACCAGCATCTACTGTCTGACTGTGCTCAGCGTGGACCGCTACGTGGCCGTGGTGCATCCCATCAAGGCGGCCCGCTACCGCCGGCCCACCGTGGCCAAGGTAGTAAACCTGGGCGTGTGGGTGCTATCGCTGCTCGTCATCCTGCCCATCGTGGTCTTCTCTCGCACCGCGGCCAACAGCGACGGCACGGTGGCTTGCAACATGCTCATGCCAGAGCCCGCTCAACGCTGGCTGGTGGGCTTCGTGTTGTACACATTTCTCATGGGCTTCCTGCTGCCCGTCGGGGCTATCTGCCTGTGCTACGTGCTCATCATTGCTAAGATGCGCATGGTGGCCCTCAAGGCCGGCTGGCAGCAGCGCAAGCGCTCGGAGCGCAAGATCACcttaatggtgatgatggtggtgatggtgtttgTCATCTGCTGGATGCCTTTCTACGTGGTGCAGCTGGTCAACGTGTTTGCTGAGCAGGACGACGCCACGGTGAGCCAGCTATCGGTCATCCTCGGCTATGCCAACAGCTGCGCCAACCCCATCCTCTATGGCTTTCTCTCAGACAACTTCAAGCGCTCTTTCCAACGCATCCTATGCCTCAGCTGGATGGACAACGCCGCGGAGGAGCCGGTTGACTATTACGCCACGGCGCTCAAGAGCCGTGCCTACAGTGTGGAAGACTTCCAACCTGAGAACCTGGAGTCCGGCGGCGTCTTCCGTAATGGCACCTGCACGTCCCGGATCACGACGCTCTGA